The sequence below is a genomic window from Sorangiineae bacterium MSr12523.
GACGTGCACGCGTTCGTTCATTTCGACGGGCAACGCCTTTTCATGTGCAGCACCGACAGCGTATCGCCGGTTCTCGTGGATGGTGCACCGCTGCAGCGCCGCTGGAGTGAGCTCACGCCGCCGTGTCATCTGCGCTTCGGTGCGGCCGCGGCGAGTTTGCGCGGGCCCGATGGCACATCGGAGGTACCGCCGGAGCTCGAAACGACGGCGCTCGATTTGAATCCGCCGCCGGACAGTCTTCCCTTCGAGCCGACCCAAGTCTCCGTGCAGCCTGCGCAGGCGTCCGGCGTCGTTCGTGTCGAGCCGCCGATTGCCCTCGGCGATTCCATCGCCACCAAGGTTTGGAGCATTCCGCCGCCACCCCCGTCGCCCGCGCCCGCACCGATGCCCGTGCCGAGTGCGGCGCGGCCCATGGACGTGACGCAGATCTCGCTGGCCCGGCGCGATGCACGGCGCAAAGTGGCAGTCGCCGCGAGCATCTTCGTCGTGGTGACATTGCTCGCCTCGGTGTCCGTCGTCTTCGCGCGCATTTGGATCCAGCGCCATCGTCCGCGTCCGCAACCCGTGGCCACGACGGCGTCCGCTCCAGCGCCCGCGCCCACACAGACTCCTAGCGCCCCCAGCGCCACCCCGCTTCCCACGGGCATTGCGGTCCACCCTGCGCCGCCGATCGATGCCGGCCCGCCGCCGCCTCCGAAAGGTCCCGTGACACCGACCTTGGAGCGCGCAGCCGTGGACGCGTTCCAAACGGGCGATCTCCCCAAAGCGCTCCAACTCTACGAACAGCTGGCCACGGAAAACCCGGACAATCCGGCCTTCGCCAACACCGTGCGCATTCTTCGCCAGCGTTCCGCCGCGCCGCCGTCACAATAGGCGGCGCGGCGATGATGGCATATCGCTAATACCCGGCCGCCAAACCGCCTTCGCGGCGGGGTTCCGCCACGCCGATCCACGACGTGCCCGATCGACCGATCCCGGGGGCATCGGCGATGTGCTTCATCTCTTTCATGGTGTAGCCCATGCCCTCGAGTCGCTTCAACGCGCCGGGTTGCAGGCCGTCCTTCTCGTAGAGCACCACGTCCGGCAGGTGCTGCATGTGGAAGCGCGGGCCACTCACCGCTACGCCCGGATCCAGCCCGAAGTCGAGCACCGCGGAGATCTCGTTGAACACGGCCGTGATGATGGTGGGGCCTCCGGCGGCGCCCACGACCAATTTGATCTGACCATCGGCGCCCACCACGAGGGTCGGCGTCATCGATGAGAGCATCCGCTTGCCGGGGGCGATGGCATTGGCCTCACCCTGGACGAGACCGAAGCCGTTGGGCGTGCCGGGAACCGCGGCAAAGTCGTCCATCTCGTTGTTCAGGATGAAGCCCGCGCCTTTGACGGCGACGCCGTTGCCGTACCAGAAATTGGGCGTCGTGGTGAGGGCCACCGCATTGCCTTGGCCGTCGACGACCGAGAAGTGCGTCGTGTGCGGTCCGACGCCCGACGCCGCACCGCTCTGGATCTCCGACGACGGCGTCGCCTTGTCGGGCTTGATCGTCGCACGCTGCTCGGTTGCCCATTGCTCGGAGAGAAGCTGGTCGAGCGGCAGCTTCACGAAGTCGGGATCGCCCAGCTTCTCGTTGCGGGCGGCGAAGGCGCGGCGCATTGCCTCGAAGACGAGGTGCAGCTCCTCGGGCGATTGCCAACCGAGCTTGCCGAGGTCGTACGCCTCGAGAATGTGGCAAATCATGGCCAGGGTGACACCGCCCGAAGACGGCGGCGGCATCGAGATGATCTTCTGCCCGCGGTAGGTGAATTCAACGGGCGTGCGCCACTTCGCTTTGTAGCCCTTGAGATCCGCCTTGGTGATGATGCCGTTGCCCGCCTTCATCTGCGCCACGATGGCGTCGGCCGTCGGGCCCTCGTAAAAGCCTGCCGCACCCTTGGCGGCGATGCGCTTGAGCGTGGCCGCGAGCTCCGGGTTTTTGACGATGGATCCCTTGGCGGGCAGGGAGCCATTCGGGAAATACAGCGCCATCGTCGATGGGAATTTGCGCAGGCGATCTTGCGGGCTCTCGTCGGGGCGTTTGCCGAAGGTGTTCAGGTACGCGTCATCGACGACGAAGCCCTTCTCGGCGAGCTCGATGGCGGGGGCGAGCAGCTCGGCCCACGTCTTCTTCTTGGAGCCAAGCTGCTGATGAAGTTCCCACAGGCCAGCCACGCTCCCGGGGACGCCGGACGCCTTGGCGCCTTCGATGGTGTCGCGCCCGTTGGGCTTGCCTTTGGCGTCGAGGTACATGTTCCGGGACGCCGCCGCCGGTGCCGTCTCACGGAAGTCGAGCGCCCGTACCTGCCCATTGATGCGGGTCACTGCAAAGCCGCCGCCCCCGATATTTCCGGCGCTCGGGAAAACCACGGCCAGCGCAAATGCCGTGGCCACGGCCGCATCGGCCGCGTTTCCGCCTGCCGCGAGAACATCGCGCCCGACCTTGGACGCCGTTCCGTGATCGGTCACCACCATGCCGTTCGCCCCCTCGACGACGACGGGTTTCTCGAAGCGCCATCCCGGTGGCACCTGCGGAGCACTTGGTGCAGACGCGTCACGTGCGTCATGGCTTGCGACGGCGGATGCCGCCGGTGCGGTTGCCGAAGAGGGCTGCGCGGCAGCGGGTGCCTGCGTCGGGGCCGGATTGGAGCCGCACCCAGCGGCCAGTGCGAGCGCGAGTAGAGGAAAAACGAAGCGGCGGCGGAGAATCATGGGCGCAGTTTCTCTCAGAATGCCGGAGCGCGTCTAGCTGCCCGCATCGAGTTTCTCCGTTCCCTTCGTGAACATTTCCTTCCCTGCGTCACCGGATGACGCCGCCGTTTCGGTCCAGCACGCGCGACGCGGGGCCGGGTGACAATCGAAAACGGATGCAAACGGAAATCGCGGAGATTCGCGAAGGGTATCGGCGTTCCAAGGCGATGGCCCGCCGCCTGCTAATGCGATGTTCATCGGCATACCGCCGACGCCTTATCCACCGAAGCAAAAACGACTTTGTGAGGGAATCGCCATGGCAACGCTGTATACGATCAACGTCAAGAACGACAGCCTTCAAGCGCAGAATTTTTATTTCTTCCAGAAGCCCGCCGTCTACACCGGGGGGCCGCAGGTCTATTCGAATAGCATCTACAAGCAAAAGCTTTTGCCCTACGCCAACTCGGGCTCCATTCTCACCTTCCAGTTCTTGCAGCAATATTATGCGGGCGCCCAGACCCGGCAGCATCCGCCCGTCGTGGGGCAGGCGTCGGGGTTCACCACGTCAAGCCAGGCCATCGATCTCACCAGCGCGACGGGTACCGGCAACAATACGACGCAAATGGTGGTCGATCCGCTCGGATTGAGCCCTGCGATCAACACGGCCGGTGTGCAGCCGGGCGCCTTCCGGATCATCTCGCCCGCGTTCAATCCCGTTCTTCAGCAATTCAATGCGGGCTTGGCGGTCAAAGATGCCGCGACGGGCCTGGTGACCCTTTCCAACTTCGTCACCGTCGAACCGAGCAAAAACCTGGATTGCCAGCCGGTTCTCACCTTCTACGTCCAGACTGGCGATTACCAGGCCGGCGACGTCATCAATTTCACCACGTCATCCATTGGTGCGGCGGCTTGCGACACGACGCCGGGGTACACCACTTTCAACATTACCTACAACCTCGATGGTTCGTGGACGGTTCTACCCTCCGGAGGCCAGGCGGTGAAGGTGCCCGGGCTCACGCAACTCATCGGCCGCTCGGACCTGCTTCTCCCGAGCAATGGCTCCGGCAACGGGCACGTTGCTTCCGTGCCGTCGAACACGAACATCAAGAACGAGGCGGGGACGTCGGTCATTTGCACTGGCGATGCCGCGAATTACAATCCGCCCTTCCTGGTCACCAACCTGAGCAACCCCACCGCGCTGCGGGTATTCGGCGAATACCAAGTTGGTCCGATGACGGGTCCCTACAGCGGCCGCCTGTGCACGGCCATCAATGGTACCACGGCCACCTTCGGCAACTGACCACGAACTTGGAATAACGACCGCCACCGGCGAAGCATGCACGCCGGTGGCGGCTCGTTTCACGTCGCATAGAGCTGCTCGGCCCGGCGAAACAAGATCCAGCTCGTTGCAATGTACTTGTCGCCGCCCTTGGGCCGGTTGCCGCGGTGCGTATGCGTGAAGGCCGTGGGCGCAATCAGCAGAGAGCCCGTTTTGGGCTTTATCTTGCGTGCCTGGTAGAGAAACTCGGTTTCGCCCTCCTCGAAGGAATCGTTCAAATAGATCGTCCAGAAGAGGACGCGATGGAGGGTGTCCCCGCCGTCGTTCTTTTTGGGGTAGAGCTCGGAGTGCCAATAGGGATAGCCGCCGACGTCGGATTGGTATTTCTGCAGGTTGATCTCGCCCGGGCGAAAGGCCTTCATCACCAGGGCGGTGAGCACCTCCTCGTCGATGGTTGCCAGTTGCTCGGCGTGAATGATCTCCGGCGCGCCGGTCGTCGGGTGGGCCATTTTGAACTGCAAGGGTGCAAGGATGGCGTGGGCGAATTTACGCAAATAGAGCCGCAGGCCCTTCAGGGCGATTCGATGAAGCAGCGTCACCGATGGCGACCACTCGGGCGCTCCCGAGATGCCCAAGTCCCAACTGTCTTTGAGCTTCAAATCGACACCCCCGCCGGTAGCACCACGAGTAATACGTGGACTACCTTGAAACCGCTCGATGATCTGGGCACACGAGACGGGATCCAGCGCGTCTTCGTACACTTCGATGAAGTCCGGGTGGTTCATGCGGTTACTCCTCCCCCATTGGCGTTCCTTCGATAGAACGACATAAGGCGACGTTTCCAGGATCGGCCAAGTGTCTTTAAAGCGAGAATGTTCGTGGCGAGTATGCTAATGACATTTCTCGCTCCGCGCGAGCGGATTTGCCCAGTGCCGTGAAGAGCCGGCGCCCGGCGAGTGCCCTTGCGGATCCACTCAGGTATTCAGCTGCCCCCCCGAGGAGCCTGGCCCTCATTCATGCCACCAATGCACATACCTCGGGCTACAAAGGCAAAGGCCAGAAGGTGGTGGTCATCGACACCGGCGTCGCGGCGGATCATCCGTCCTTGAGCGGCAAAGTGGTCGACGAGGCTTGTTTCTGCGGAGGCTTCTTCGGCGGCTGCTGCCCCAATGGCCAGAAAACGCAAACGGGCCCCGGCGCCTCCAAAGACGATCAGGGCCACGGCAGCCACGTGGCCGGCATCGTCTCCGGCGTAGCGCCCGAGGCCACGTTGGTCGGTATCAAAGTGCTCGATTCCCAAGGATCGGGGTCCACGAGCGACATCGTTTCCGGTCTCGATTGGGTGCTCGACAACCATCCCGATGCCGTGGCCGTGAACATGAGTCTCGGTGGCGGCACCCCCACGGCGAGCGATTGCGATTCCAGCCAATCGAGCTACGCCAGCGTCATCAATGATCTGCGCACCAAGGGTGTGCTCACCGTGGTGGCCACCGGCAATGGCGCATCGTCCACCGGCATCAGCGCACCGGCCTGCGTCAAAAACTCTTTCTCCGTGGGGGCGGTGTACGACGGCAACCTCGGCAAAAAGGCGTGGTCCAACTGCACGGACAACGCGACGGCCGCCGACCAGATCACGTGCTTCTCCAACAGCGCCGCCAATTTGGATATCCTCGCCCCCGGCTCGGTCATCACCTCGGTGGGCTACCAAGGCGGCACGGCCAATATGAGTGGAACCTCGCAGGCGACACCCCATGTCGCGGGCGCGGCGGCTGTCTTGCGCGCCGCCAACACGGCGCTCAAGCCCGCCGACATCGAGAGCATTCTCCAGACGACGGGGATTCCCATCACGGATTCCCGTAACAACGTGACCCGCTCGCGCATCGATGTCGAAGCCGCTGCGAAGGAGGCTGTTGCGCGCGCAACATCTACCCAGTAGCACAAGCATCGACCTGGGGGGGATTGGCCTCTAGGTTAGAGGCATGACCCTTGGCCTCCCTTCGCACGTGCGGGCATGCCTCTTCGATCTCGATGGCGTGCTCACGCAAACCGCGACCGAGCATGCTGCCGCCTGGAAGGAGATGTTCGATGCGTACCTCCAGGCATGTGCGCAGCGGACGGGCAAGCCTTTCGTCCCGTTCGCTGCGCATGATTACGAGCTGTACGTCGATGGGAAATCGCGCGCCGACGGCGTGCGTTCGTTTCTCGCCTCGCGCAGCATCGTGCTTCCCGAGGGCGACCTCGACGATGCGGCGGATCGAGAAACCATTCACGGCCTGTCGAATCGAAAGAACGCGCTTCTCCTCCGGCGCATCCATGCCCACGGGGTCAAGTCCTACGAGGGCTCGGTGCGCTACGTGCGGGCCGTACGAGCGGCAGGTCTTCGCACCGCGGTCGTGTCGGCCAGCGCGAATTGCCACGATGTGCTCGTGGCCGCGGGGATCGAGTCGCTCTTCGACGCGCGCATCGATGGCATCGTCGCGCTGCGCGATCACCTGCACGGCAAACCCGCCCCCGACACGTACCTCGCCGGAGCGCACGCGCTTGGCGTCGAGGCCGGGGCGGGCGCAGTGTTCGAGGATGCGCTCGCCGGTGTGGAGGCCGGGCGCGCGGGAAGCTTTGGATACGTTGTCGGCGTCGACCGCGTGGGGCAAGCCGAGGAACTGAGAAAGCGCGGTGCCCATGTCGTGGTGACCGATCTCTCCGAGCTGCTGACGGTCGGAGGTGCCCCGTGATCGAACAGCGCGCCTTCAACGTCGAGCCCTGGGGGCTCACCGAGACGGAGCTGCGGCTCGATTTGATTGCGCAGGCCGAATCGCTCTTTGCGCTGTCCAATGGGCATATCGGCTTGCGCGGCAATTTGGACGAGGGCGAGCCGCATGGGTTGCCGGGTACGTACCTCAATTCGGTGCACGAGCTGCGGCCGCTGCCCTACGCCGAGGCGGGGTATGGCTTTCCCGAGTCGGGGCAGACGGTCATCAACGTGACCAATGGCAAGATCATGCGCCTGCTCGTGGACGACGAGCCGTTCGACGTGCGCTATGGCCAATTGCGAAAGCACGAGCGCCGTCTCGATTTTCGCGAGGGCGTGCTCACGCGCGTTGCCGAATGGTCGTCACCT
It includes:
- a CDS encoding 2OG-Fe(II) oxygenase; this encodes MNHPDFIEVYEDALDPVSCAQIIERFQGSPRITRGATGGGVDLKLKDSWDLGISGAPEWSPSVTLLHRIALKGLRLYLRKFAHAILAPLQFKMAHPTTGAPEIIHAEQLATIDEEVLTALVMKAFRPGEINLQKYQSDVGGYPYWHSELYPKKNDGGDTLHRVLFWTIYLNDSFEEGETEFLYQARKIKPKTGSLLIAPTAFTHTHRGNRPKGGDKYIATSWILFRRAEQLYAT
- a CDS encoding HAD-IA family hydrolase, with the translated sequence MTLGLPSHVRACLFDLDGVLTQTATEHAAAWKEMFDAYLQACAQRTGKPFVPFAAHDYELYVDGKSRADGVRSFLASRSIVLPEGDLDDAADRETIHGLSNRKNALLLRRIHAHGVKSYEGSVRYVRAVRAAGLRTAVVSASANCHDVLVAAGIESLFDARIDGIVALRDHLHGKPAPDTYLAGAHALGVEAGAGAVFEDALAGVEAGRAGSFGYVVGVDRVGQAEELRKRGAHVVVTDLSELLTVGGAP
- a CDS encoding S8 family serine peptidase, with product MKSRRPASALADPLRYSAAPPRSLALIHATNAHTSGYKGKGQKVVVIDTGVAADHPSLSGKVVDEACFCGGFFGGCCPNGQKTQTGPGASKDDQGHGSHVAGIVSGVAPEATLVGIKVLDSQGSGSTSDIVSGLDWVLDNHPDAVAVNMSLGGGTPTASDCDSSQSSYASVINDLRTKGVLTVVATGNGASSTGISAPACVKNSFSVGAVYDGNLGKKAWSNCTDNATAADQITCFSNSAANLDILAPGSVITSVGYQGGTANMSGTSQATPHVAGAAAVLRAANTALKPADIESILQTTGIPITDSRNNVTRSRIDVEAAAKEAVARATSTQ
- the ggt gene encoding gamma-glutamyltransferase; the protein is MILRRRFVFPLLALALAAGCGSNPAPTQAPAAAQPSSATAPAASAVASHDARDASAPSAPQVPPGWRFEKPVVVEGANGMVVTDHGTASKVGRDVLAAGGNAADAAVATAFALAVVFPSAGNIGGGGFAVTRINGQVRALDFRETAPAAASRNMYLDAKGKPNGRDTIEGAKASGVPGSVAGLWELHQQLGSKKKTWAELLAPAIELAEKGFVVDDAYLNTFGKRPDESPQDRLRKFPSTMALYFPNGSLPAKGSIVKNPELAATLKRIAAKGAAGFYEGPTADAIVAQMKAGNGIITKADLKGYKAKWRTPVEFTYRGQKIISMPPPSSGGVTLAMICHILEAYDLGKLGWQSPEELHLVFEAMRRAFAARNEKLGDPDFVKLPLDQLLSEQWATEQRATIKPDKATPSSEIQSGAASGVGPHTTHFSVVDGQGNAVALTTTPNFWYGNGVAVKGAGFILNNEMDDFAAVPGTPNGFGLVQGEANAIAPGKRMLSSMTPTLVVGADGQIKLVVGAAGGPTIITAVFNEISAVLDFGLDPGVAVSGPRFHMQHLPDVVLYEKDGLQPGALKRLEGMGYTMKEMKHIADAPGIGRSGTSWIGVAEPRREGGLAAGY